A single genomic interval of Picosynechococcus sp. PCC 7003 harbors:
- the plsX gene encoding phosphate acyltransferase PlsX, with the protein MSSTRAKIAVDAMGGDYAPDEIVAGAIRAVEELNVEVFLVGDPVRIQKYLDEHSSPATQFLHVVEAEGVVEMCEEPLVAIRRKPKASINVSMQLVRKKQADAVVSAGHSGAAMAAALLKLGRIKGIDRPAIGAVFPTLDPERSVIVLDVGANVDSRPKYLEQFALMGTIYSKYVLGNKEPQVGLLNIGEEASKGNELALKTHELLSGNPAIPFKGNAEGRDVLSGEFDVVVCDGFTGNILLKFAESVGSVLLQILKEELPRGLRGKLGAAVLTPNLKRIKQRIDHAEHGGALLFGVAGVCIISHGSSKAPSIFNAIRLAKEAIDNQVIQRIQNYTEEHQALLEQTNSTATPLSEVASSAMIEKSE; encoded by the coding sequence ATGTCATCGACACGCGCAAAAATAGCCGTAGACGCTATGGGGGGAGATTATGCTCCAGACGAAATCGTTGCTGGGGCGATCCGAGCCGTAGAAGAACTCAACGTAGAAGTTTTTCTAGTCGGTGACCCTGTCCGCATTCAAAAATATTTGGACGAACATTCGTCCCCAGCCACCCAGTTTCTCCATGTGGTAGAGGCCGAAGGGGTAGTGGAAATGTGCGAAGAACCCCTCGTGGCCATTCGACGCAAGCCCAAAGCCTCAATCAATGTATCGATGCAGCTTGTCCGCAAAAAGCAAGCCGATGCCGTCGTTTCAGCGGGGCATTCTGGGGCGGCAATGGCGGCTGCTCTCTTGAAACTAGGTCGCATTAAAGGCATTGATCGGCCTGCAATTGGCGCCGTATTTCCGACCCTTGATCCCGAACGGTCGGTGATTGTGCTAGACGTGGGGGCAAACGTTGATAGTCGCCCAAAATATCTGGAGCAGTTTGCCCTGATGGGCACCATTTACAGCAAATATGTATTGGGGAATAAAGAGCCACAGGTTGGTTTATTGAATATTGGCGAAGAGGCGTCCAAGGGCAATGAACTGGCCCTCAAAACCCACGAATTATTGAGTGGTAACCCCGCAATTCCTTTCAAAGGGAACGCCGAAGGACGAGATGTGCTCTCCGGTGAATTTGATGTGGTGGTCTGTGATGGTTTTACGGGGAATATCCTCTTAAAATTTGCGGAATCAGTCGGCTCGGTACTCCTACAAATCCTAAAAGAAGAGTTACCCCGTGGTCTGCGGGGCAAGCTTGGGGCAGCGGTATTAACCCCAAACCTCAAACGGATTAAGCAACGCATCGATCATGCAGAACATGGTGGGGCGCTGCTATTTGGGGTGGCTGGGGTGTGTATCATTAGTCACGGTAGTTCAAAGGCTCCTTCTATTTTTAATGCGATTCGTTTGGCAAAAGAGGCAATTGACAATCAGGTAATCCAACGGATTCAAAATTATACGGAGGAACATCAAGCCTTGCTTGAGCAAACAAACTCCACAGCCACGCCGCTCTCTGAAGTGGCGTCTAGTGCCATGATAGAAAAAAGTGAGTGA
- a CDS encoding beta-ketoacyl-ACP synthase 3 has translation MKFDGAGIAITGSGSATPKAVIHNEDLSQLVETSDEWIRTRTGIANRHLLPEDSSLSELAAAAAKKAIAAAHLHPEEIDLIILATSTPDDLFGSAGKVQQLIGAKNSTAFDLTAACSGFVFGLVTAAQYIRTGTFQKVVVIGADVLSRWVDWGDRTTCVLFGDGAGAVVCQSSPQDQLLGFEMYSDGSQNECLNLAYEGHPKYLIHDVSIQKGGYQAITMNGREVYRFAVAKVPEVIEKTLFRADLTTDDIDWLILHQANQRIIDAVAKRLKLPSEKVIANLQEYGNTSAASIPIALDEAVRTGKIKPGQTVATSGFGAGLSWGSAIFKWGLPH, from the coding sequence TTGAAATTTGATGGGGCAGGCATTGCCATTACAGGAAGTGGCTCTGCCACACCAAAAGCGGTTATCCATAACGAGGATCTCAGCCAGTTAGTAGAGACTTCCGATGAATGGATTCGCACGAGAACGGGCATCGCAAATCGTCATTTACTCCCGGAAGATAGTAGTTTGAGTGAACTGGCGGCAGCAGCAGCAAAAAAGGCGATCGCCGCTGCCCATTTGCATCCAGAAGAAATTGATTTGATTATCTTGGCGACCTCCACACCGGATGATTTGTTTGGTAGTGCCGGGAAAGTACAGCAGTTGATCGGCGCGAAGAATTCCACCGCCTTTGATCTAACGGCTGCCTGTTCTGGGTTTGTGTTCGGTTTAGTGACGGCCGCACAGTATATTCGGACGGGCACATTTCAAAAGGTTGTTGTGATTGGTGCAGATGTGTTGTCCCGGTGGGTGGACTGGGGCGATCGCACTACCTGCGTGTTGTTTGGCGATGGTGCAGGGGCCGTAGTCTGTCAAAGCAGTCCCCAAGATCAGTTGCTCGGCTTTGAGATGTACAGCGATGGTAGCCAAAATGAATGTCTGAATCTTGCCTACGAAGGTCATCCGAAGTATTTAATCCATGATGTGTCGATTCAAAAGGGTGGTTATCAAGCAATCACCATGAATGGGCGTGAAGTTTATCGCTTTGCGGTGGCAAAGGTGCCGGAAGTGATCGAAAAAACCTTATTCCGGGCAGATCTGACCACAGACGACATTGATTGGCTCATTCTTCATCAGGCAAATCAACGGATCATCGATGCCGTGGCAAAACGGTTAAAGCTGCCCTCAGAAAAGGTAATTGCCAATCTCCAGGAATATGGAAACACCTCCGCTGCTTCGATTCCCATTGCCCTCGATGAAGCGGTGCGGACTGGCAAAATCAAACCGGGTCAAACGGTCGCCACTTCTGGGTTTGGTGCTGGTTTATCTTGGGGATCGGCTATTTTTAAATGGGGTCTCCCTCACTAA
- a CDS encoding class I SAM-dependent methyltransferase, translating into MDDYQLLIDLHKNAERQGPGGELETQLALNLSRIDKTAPLKIADIGCGTGASTLVLAEQLNAQITAVDFLQDFLDVLADRAKKQGLAENISPLCCSMENLPFNDAEFDIIWSEGAIYNIGFEKGIKDWYRYLKPGGLLVVSEITWLTNSRPAEIQEHWEVEYPEIDVASAKIALLEQNGYSPIGYFILPEHCWLENYYQPMQARFQDFLNRNNNCEEAQGIVEMETHEIRLYEQYKANYSYGVYIAKKLNS; encoded by the coding sequence GTGGACGATTATCAACTATTAATAGACCTCCATAAAAATGCTGAACGTCAAGGGCCTGGAGGAGAGCTAGAAACTCAACTGGCTCTTAATCTGTCGAGGATAGACAAAACTGCCCCCTTAAAAATTGCTGACATTGGTTGTGGAACAGGGGCTTCGACGTTGGTACTTGCAGAACAATTAAACGCGCAGATTACCGCAGTCGATTTCCTCCAAGATTTTCTGGATGTTCTGGCAGATCGAGCCAAAAAACAGGGACTAGCAGAAAATATTTCTCCTCTGTGTTGTTCCATGGAGAATTTACCTTTTAACGATGCGGAATTTGACATCATTTGGTCTGAAGGGGCGATCTATAATATTGGCTTTGAAAAAGGGATCAAAGACTGGTACCGTTACCTAAAACCAGGTGGACTATTAGTCGTTTCAGAAATCACTTGGTTAACCAATTCTCGTCCGGCAGAAATCCAAGAACATTGGGAAGTTGAATATCCGGAAATTGACGTGGCCTCTGCGAAAATTGCCCTACTCGAACAGAACGGCTATTCCCCCATTGGTTATTTTATTTTGCCAGAACATTGTTGGTTGGAAAATTATTATCAACCGATGCAAGCTCGTTTTCAAGACTTTTTAAACCGAAATAATAATTGTGAGGAAGCCCAAGGTATCGTCGAGATGGAAACGCATGAAATTAGACTATATGAGCAATACAAAGCCAATTACAGTTATGGAGTATATATTGCAAAAAAGTTGAATTCATAA
- the rsgA gene encoding ribosome small subunit-dependent GTPase A — MMSDLNCFGYSDWFKSRVDEVMIAAHDIARVVAVHKDSYTITKGGAEIFAELSGNLLYRVESSQDLPTTGDWVYADFFDNDTHAIIYGIFPRKTLLQRKTAGKTVDFQLIAANIDVAFIIQSLNENFNLRRLERYLVMINESGIEPIILLSKCDLIPKDKILEIKQKVLAIAPHNLVLEFSNLNQENIDQVISLLKSEWSYCLLGSSGVGKTTLLNRIIGSEKYETQSVSKIQSKGRHTTTSRQLVRLKNGAMIIDTPGMRELGSISIDEGLDETFSEIIELSKNCKFSNCSHTNEKGCAVLAAIEVDDLSEKRYQNYLKMKKESTFNEMSYLEKRKKDRQFGKMVKSIMKNKQR; from the coding sequence ATGATGAGCGATCTCAACTGTTTCGGATATAGCGACTGGTTTAAGAGTCGAGTAGATGAGGTGATGATTGCCGCACACGATATTGCTCGGGTCGTTGCTGTGCACAAAGATAGCTACACCATAACCAAGGGAGGAGCAGAAATATTCGCCGAATTGTCAGGAAATCTGCTGTATCGTGTCGAATCATCTCAGGATCTACCCACTACGGGCGACTGGGTATATGCTGATTTTTTTGATAATGATACCCATGCCATCATCTATGGTATTTTCCCCAGAAAAACGCTGCTACAAAGAAAAACAGCGGGAAAAACGGTTGATTTTCAATTAATTGCTGCCAATATTGATGTTGCCTTCATTATTCAATCTTTGAATGAAAATTTTAATCTGCGCAGGCTAGAACGCTATCTCGTAATGATTAATGAAAGCGGCATTGAACCAATTATTCTCCTGAGTAAATGTGACCTTATCCCCAAGGATAAAATATTAGAAATTAAGCAAAAAGTTCTGGCGATCGCCCCCCATAATCTAGTCCTAGAGTTTAGCAACTTAAACCAAGAAAATATTGACCAAGTAATCAGTTTACTCAAGAGTGAATGGTCTTACTGTCTACTCGGTTCTTCTGGTGTTGGTAAAACAACTTTATTAAACCGCATCATCGGTTCTGAAAAATATGAAACGCAATCCGTCAGTAAAATCCAGAGTAAAGGTCGTCACACAACCACCAGTCGTCAACTCGTTCGCCTCAAAAATGGGGCAATGATCATAGACACTCCGGGTATGAGAGAGCTTGGGAGTATATCTATAGATGAAGGATTAGATGAAACCTTTTCGGAAATTATAGAACTTTCAAAAAACTGTAAATTTTCCAATTGTTCCCATACAAATGAAAAAGGTTGTGCCGTTCTCGCTGCCATAGAAGTTGATGATCTCTCCGAAAAACGTTATCAAAATTATCTGAAAATGAAAAAGGAATCGACATTTAATGAAATGTCCTACCTTGAAAAAAGAAAAAAAGATAGGCAGTTTGGAAAGATGGTTAAGTCGATCATGAAAAACAAACAAAGATAA
- a CDS encoding pitrilysin family protein, translating to MTSILVPSPRLNQPTIKTLANGLTIIAEQVPVDAVSLNVWLNVGSAVEANSINGMAHFLEHMVFKGTPQIGNGEFEQRIEAKGAVTNAATSQEYTHYYITCAPQDFAELAPLQLDVVLNPSIPDAAFERERHVVLEEIRRSEDNPRRRTYFRAIETGFERLPYRRPVLGPSEVIENLQAQQMRDFHGFWYQPQRMTAAVAGNLEGDRLIDLVAEAFDRLHQPQTTPSVPIFDNHAPEAPFETIVRRHYEDDGLQQARLVMMWRVPGLTDLEETYALDILATVLGQGKVSRLVQDLREQRGLVTQISVSNFTQKQQGIFYISAQLPAENIPAVEAAIIEQIQTIRDASILPNELERVKTQVANRFIFGNERPSDRTNLYGYYYSLLRDLEPALTYPELLQNITLETIQKSVQNYLNPEAYGIVTLTPATSD from the coding sequence ATGACCTCCATCCTAGTGCCCAGCCCACGCCTCAACCAACCAACGATTAAGACCCTTGCCAATGGGTTGACAATCATTGCCGAGCAGGTGCCGGTTGACGCCGTGAGTCTTAATGTGTGGCTCAATGTGGGGTCTGCCGTGGAAGCCAACAGTATTAATGGCATGGCCCATTTCCTGGAGCACATGGTCTTTAAGGGGACTCCCCAAATTGGGAATGGCGAATTTGAACAGCGCATCGAAGCCAAGGGAGCCGTCACCAACGCCGCCACGAGCCAAGAATATACTCACTATTACATTACCTGTGCCCCCCAGGATTTTGCGGAACTTGCGCCCCTCCAACTAGATGTGGTGCTAAATCCCAGCATTCCCGATGCCGCTTTTGAACGGGAACGCCATGTGGTGCTCGAAGAAATTCGTCGTTCTGAAGATAATCCCCGGCGCCGCACCTATTTTCGCGCCATTGAAACGGGATTTGAACGATTGCCCTACCGTCGTCCAGTCCTCGGCCCTAGTGAGGTAATCGAAAATCTCCAAGCTCAACAAATGCGAGATTTTCACGGGTTTTGGTACCAGCCCCAGCGCATGACTGCCGCTGTTGCCGGGAATTTAGAGGGCGATCGCCTCATTGATCTCGTTGCCGAAGCCTTTGATCGACTCCACCAACCGCAAACAACCCCGTCGGTGCCGATTTTTGATAACCATGCCCCTGAAGCGCCCTTTGAGACAATTGTGCGTCGCCACTACGAAGATGATGGCCTCCAGCAGGCGCGCTTGGTGATGATGTGGCGTGTGCCGGGCTTAACCGATCTAGAGGAAACCTATGCCCTCGACATTTTGGCGACGGTGTTAGGACAAGGCAAAGTTTCGCGCCTCGTACAGGATCTCCGGGAACAAAGAGGTCTTGTTACCCAAATTAGTGTTAGCAATTTCACCCAAAAACAACAGGGGATTTTTTACATTTCCGCCCAATTGCCAGCGGAAAATATTCCTGCCGTAGAAGCAGCGATTATCGAGCAAATCCAAACCATTCGGGACGCATCAATTTTGCCCAACGAATTAGAGCGGGTTAAAACCCAAGTGGCCAATCGCTTTATTTTTGGCAATGAACGTCCTAGCGATCGCACAAATTTATATGGTTACTATTATTCCCTTTTACGGGATCTGGAACCCGCTTTAACGTATCCTGAACTGCTGCAAAATATTACCTTGGAAACCATTCAAAAATCTGTCCAAAACTATCTCAATCCAGAAGCTTATGGCATTGTTACTCTGACTCCGGCAACATCGGATTGA
- a CDS encoding phosphatase PAP2 family protein produces MVTHLGGEAIYILLLSLYYWLLDPRRGRLLTLILTLSVISNIVLKNAFALPRPYVVNPAVITPEAFHTEGSFSFPSGHAQGITTFWGAIAWLHQKVWLWGVAIGIIVLVCLSRLYLGVHFPVDVAAGMLLGIFWISIGLWLNGMITLPDYHWWQKIGFWGLGGLVAIALPGLADLLGIFCGFFVLPSITFTPPQGYREKFMLGFGGLVILILSYLLLKGASLRLPPSGLVNYGRYLAIALIVTEGIPRLWQRLHPVR; encoded by the coding sequence GTGGTAACGCATCTGGGAGGAGAGGCAATTTACATTCTGTTGTTGAGTTTGTATTACTGGCTCTTGGATCCCCGTCGGGGTCGGCTACTAACCCTCATTTTGACCCTGAGTGTGATCAGCAATATTGTTCTGAAAAATGCTTTTGCTTTGCCCCGCCCCTATGTGGTGAATCCGGCGGTGATCACCCCAGAGGCGTTTCATACGGAGGGTAGTTTTAGTTTTCCCAGCGGCCATGCCCAAGGAATTACAACATTTTGGGGGGCGATCGCCTGGCTGCATCAAAAAGTCTGGCTATGGGGTGTGGCGATTGGGATCATTGTTTTGGTTTGTCTCTCGCGGCTGTATTTAGGGGTGCATTTCCCGGTAGATGTGGCTGCTGGGATGCTTTTGGGAATTTTTTGGATCAGCATTGGCCTGTGGCTCAATGGGATGATTACCTTACCGGATTACCATTGGTGGCAAAAAATTGGCTTTTGGGGTCTAGGGGGATTGGTGGCGATCGCCTTACCGGGCTTGGCGGATTTGCTGGGGATTTTCTGCGGCTTTTTTGTGCTCCCCAGCATCACCTTTACACCTCCCCAGGGCTACCGCGAAAAATTTATGCTCGGATTTGGCGGATTGGTGATCCTAATCCTCAGTTACCTACTGCTAAAAGGGGCAAGCCTGCGGCTGCCCCCAAGTGGCCTGGTTAATTATGGTCGATATTTGGCGATCGCCCTCATCGTTACAGAAGGTATCCCCCGTCTCTGGCAACGCCTCCACCCAGTAAGATAA
- the era gene encoding GTPase Era: MTQDFDLNPTIPVAPANFRSGFVALIGRPNVGKSTLMNQLIGQKVAITSPVAQTTRNRLRGILSTDQAQIIFVDTPGIHKPHHELGKILVKNARSTVGAVDLVVFIVDGAVPLGKGDQFIADFLVKTEAKVILGVNKIDQRPDNRPEILASYQALATQNHWQLQEFSALAGDRLPELQDKLINTLDPGPYYYPPDLVTDQPERFIMAELIREQILLHTRQEIPHSVAIAIEQVNETEALTEVRAAINVERNSQKGIIIGKKGAMLKTIGTAARQQIQKLIAGKVYLELFVKVQPKWRQSRTRLAELGYRLEDN; encoded by the coding sequence ATGACTCAAGACTTTGATCTCAACCCGACTATTCCCGTCGCCCCCGCTAATTTTCGTTCTGGTTTTGTCGCCCTGATCGGTCGCCCCAATGTGGGCAAATCCACCCTAATGAATCAACTGATCGGTCAAAAAGTGGCGATCACTTCCCCCGTGGCCCAAACCACCCGCAATCGCCTCCGGGGCATCCTTTCTACCGACCAAGCGCAGATTATTTTTGTTGATACCCCTGGGATCCACAAACCCCACCATGAGCTAGGAAAAATTTTGGTCAAAAACGCCCGCAGTACCGTCGGCGCTGTGGATTTAGTGGTGTTTATCGTTGATGGTGCCGTCCCCCTGGGTAAAGGCGATCAATTTATCGCGGATTTTTTGGTGAAGACCGAAGCCAAAGTAATCCTTGGGGTCAACAAAATCGACCAACGTCCAGACAACCGCCCGGAGATTCTCGCCTCCTACCAAGCCCTCGCCACCCAAAACCATTGGCAACTCCAAGAATTTTCGGCCCTCGCTGGCGATCGCCTCCCCGAACTCCAAGACAAACTCATTAATACCCTTGATCCCGGCCCTTACTACTATCCTCCCGACCTCGTCACCGACCAGCCCGAACGCTTCATCATGGCAGAACTAATCCGCGAACAAATTCTGCTCCACACCCGCCAAGAAATACCTCATTCCGTGGCGATCGCCATCGAACAGGTCAATGAAACCGAAGCCTTGACCGAAGTGCGGGCCGCTATCAACGTTGAACGCAATTCCCAAAAAGGAATCATTATCGGCAAAAAAGGGGCCATGCTCAAAACCATTGGTACTGCTGCCCGCCAACAGATCCAAAAACTTATTGCTGGGAAAGTCTATCTGGAACTTTTCGTTAAAGTTCAGCCCAAATGGCGCCAATCCCGCACCCGCCTCGCCGAACTTGGGTATCGCCTCGAAGACAACTAA
- a CDS encoding KH domain-containing protein, producing the protein MSNLDDLSSASNSATANYEKLTKFLLEPLLDDPQSLAMDCEQLSGSNRVLIRVAFEQEDKGKVFGRGGRNLRAIATVLNGSAADPQRKVSLDVYGSHDGDSSQRERSSGASRGRRGDSRRGRTSSGRPRTPKPSPQLRNSDEG; encoded by the coding sequence ATGTCTAATTTAGACGATCTGTCTAGTGCATCCAATTCGGCAACGGCAAACTACGAAAAATTAACCAAATTTCTCCTAGAGCCATTGCTTGATGATCCCCAATCCTTGGCGATGGATTGCGAACAGCTATCTGGTAGCAACCGGGTTTTAATTCGTGTTGCTTTTGAGCAAGAGGATAAGGGAAAGGTTTTTGGCCGTGGCGGGCGAAATCTACGGGCCATTGCAACCGTACTTAATGGGTCTGCCGCCGATCCTCAGCGGAAAGTTTCTTTGGATGTGTACGGTAGCCATGATGGCGACAGCAGCCAGAGGGAGCGTTCCTCTGGTGCTTCCCGGGGGAGAAGGGGTGACAGTCGGCGTGGTCGCACGTCATCTGGACGGCCTCGCACGCCAAAACCTAGCCCCCAGTTGCGTAACTCTGATGAGGGTTAG
- the rpsP gene encoding 30S ribosomal protein S16: MVKLRLKRFGKKREVSYRLVAAQSTSRRDGRPLEELGFYNPRTDETRLNVPAIVKRLKEGAQPTGTVRDLLEKAKVFDQV, translated from the coding sequence ATGGTAAAGCTCCGTCTAAAGCGTTTTGGTAAAAAAAGAGAAGTTAGCTATCGTCTTGTGGCTGCCCAAAGCACCAGCCGCCGTGATGGTCGTCCCCTAGAAGAACTCGGATTTTATAATCCCCGCACTGATGAAACTCGCCTGAATGTGCCGGCGATCGTCAAGCGTCTCAAAGAAGGTGCTCAACCGACCGGAACAGTGCGTGACCTCCTCGAAAAAGCTAAAGTATTCGACCAAGTTTAA
- a CDS encoding chorismate lyase produces the protein MATSKERQWNCLEPIWQGGIAEVQRGLPHNQLAPPWQILLLGDGSPTRHLGLLTREKIEVDVIDMSPIGTDNDGAPSLISAIPTPHLRRQVWLRTAGGQRLAYATSWWDANHVDDYLQNRSLPIWESLSRLHTELYRDIQGIYLGRSPILEAAFQEKGPFWGRHYLFWHDGKPLTLIYEVFSPYLRKYLGQPSQEFPQ, from the coding sequence TTGGCAACGTCTAAAGAGCGTCAGTGGAACTGTTTGGAACCCATCTGGCAAGGGGGGATAGCCGAGGTACAAAGGGGACTACCCCATAACCAACTTGCCCCCCCCTGGCAAATTTTGCTCCTGGGGGATGGTTCACCGACGCGCCACCTGGGTCTACTGACACGGGAGAAAATTGAGGTCGATGTGATCGATATGTCCCCCATTGGTACGGATAATGATGGGGCACCGAGTTTGATTTCTGCGATCCCCACGCCCCATTTACGCCGCCAGGTGTGGTTGCGAACGGCTGGAGGACAACGTTTGGCCTATGCAACTTCCTGGTGGGATGCGAACCATGTGGATGACTATTTGCAAAATCGCAGTTTGCCCATTTGGGAGAGTTTGTCGCGGCTCCACACGGAACTCTACCGAGATATTCAAGGGATTTATCTGGGGCGATCGCCAATCTTAGAGGCGGCATTTCAGGAAAAAGGGCCTTTCTGGGGCCGACATTACCTGTTTTGGCACGATGGCAAACCCTTAACCTTAATTTATGAGGTATTTTCGCCCTATTTGCGCAAATATCTAGGGCAACCGAGCCAAGAATTTCCCCAATAA
- a CDS encoding 4-hydroxy-3-methylbut-2-enyl diphosphate reductase encodes MDTKAFKRSLNHSENYYRQGFGHKDEVAGMMTSEYQSSLIQEIRDNNYELTRGDVTIYLAEAFGFCWGVERAVAMAYETRKHFPTEKIWVTNEIIHNPSVNNRLKEMNVHFIEVVDGAKDFSGVANGDVVILPAFGATVQEMQLLNDRGCTIVDTTCPWVSKVWNSVEKHKKKNYTSIIHGKYKHEETVATSSFAGTYLILLNLEEAEYVRNYILHGGDRQAFLDKFKNAYSEGFDPDKDLDRVGVANQTTMLKSETEQMGKLFEQTMLEKFGPTEINDHFMSFNTICDATQERQDAMFDLVEKDLDLMVVIGGFNSSNTTHLQEIAVERNIPSYHIDSGDRLLGNNTIAHKPLDGEITTQTHWLPAGKLKIGVTSGASTPDKVVEEVIAKIFAEKAQPAALV; translated from the coding sequence ATGGATACCAAAGCCTTTAAACGTTCCCTAAATCACTCTGAAAATTACTATCGCCAAGGATTTGGCCATAAAGATGAAGTGGCTGGCATGATGACCAGCGAATATCAAAGTAGCCTGATCCAAGAGATCCGTGACAACAACTATGAGTTAACCCGTGGTGATGTCACCATTTACCTGGCGGAGGCGTTTGGCTTTTGTTGGGGGGTAGAACGGGCCGTGGCCATGGCCTACGAAACCCGGAAACATTTCCCCACGGAAAAAATCTGGGTGACGAACGAAATTATCCACAACCCCTCGGTGAATAATCGTCTCAAGGAAATGAATGTCCATTTTATTGAGGTAGTTGATGGCGCTAAGGACTTTAGTGGTGTGGCGAACGGCGATGTGGTGATCCTGCCGGCCTTTGGGGCGACGGTGCAAGAAATGCAACTGCTCAATGATCGCGGTTGTACGATTGTGGACACTACCTGCCCTTGGGTTTCTAAGGTGTGGAATTCCGTTGAGAAGCACAAAAAGAAAAATTACACCTCAATTATTCACGGTAAGTATAAACACGAAGAAACGGTGGCCACCAGTTCTTTTGCGGGGACTTATTTAATTCTCTTGAACTTAGAAGAAGCGGAATATGTGCGAAATTACATTCTCCATGGGGGCGATCGCCAAGCATTCCTCGACAAATTTAAAAATGCCTATTCTGAAGGGTTCGACCCCGACAAAGACCTAGACCGCGTCGGTGTAGCCAATCAAACGACCATGCTCAAGAGCGAAACGGAACAGATGGGCAAACTGTTTGAACAAACGATGCTCGAAAAGTTTGGCCCGACAGAAATTAATGATCACTTCATGAGCTTCAATACCATCTGTGATGCCACCCAGGAGCGCCAAGATGCGATGTTTGACCTCGTGGAAAAAGATTTGGATCTGATGGTTGTCATTGGTGGCTTTAACTCTTCCAACACCACCCACCTTCAGGAAATCGCCGTCGAGCGCAATATCCCTTCCTACCACATCGACAGCGGCGATCGCCTATTGGGGAATAACACCATTGCCCACAAACCCCTCGATGGTGAAATCACGACCCAAACCCATTGGCTCCCGGCTGGAAAACTCAAAATTGGTGTCACCTCCGGTGCCTCTACCCCCGATAAGGTGGTTGAAGAGGTGATTGCCAAAATCTTTGCCGAAAAAGCCCAACCGGCGGCCTTAGTTTAA